A single window of Mus pahari unplaced genomic scaffold, PAHARI_EIJ_v1.1 scaffold_13562_1, whole genome shotgun sequence DNA harbors:
- the LOC115063297 gene encoding LOW QUALITY PROTEIN: cysteine-rich perinuclear theca protein 1-like (The sequence of the model RefSeq protein was modified relative to this genomic sequence to represent the inferred CDS: substituted 1 base at 1 genomic stop codon) translates to MARVAKTALWSRAAAAAAAATTAAAKDKRSKLKKTATKRLKLKKLNPRSKLAKRSCHSLIRSPSLSSSRGCCCRSRSXSQSRSCSRTTFKITKKGEQSLXRRIRRQIKIATKLRLMQRQLEQRQLELIEPEPTVALEPSETTLTLVIHEQVNENANELEPEEVPSCLDSDQVSNGDLASS, encoded by the exons ATGGCTAGGGTGGCAAAGACAGCCCTCTGGTctagagcagcagcagcagcagcagcagctaccaCCGCCGCCGCCAAAGACAAAAGATCGAAGCTTAAGAAGACCGCCACCAAAAGACTCAAGCTTAAGAAGCTAAACCCTAGATCTAAGCTTGCCAAGAGATCATGTCACTCATTAATAcgttctccttctctttctagtTCTCGGGGTTGCTGTTGTCGATCTCGATCTTGATCTCAATCTCGATCTTGTAGCAGAACTACATTTAAG ATTACGAAGAAGGGAGAGCAATCACTTCNAAGGAGAATTAGGAGACAAATCAAGATTGCTACTAAACTTCGATTGATGCAGAGACAACTAGAGCAGAGACAACTGGAACTGATCGAACCAGAACCGACTGTGGCTTTGGAGCCAAGCGAGACTACATTGACATTGGTCATTCATGAGCAAGTGAATGAGAATGCCAATGAGCTNGAGCCTGAGGAAGTTCCATCATGCCTTGACAGTGACCAGGTTTCAAATGGAGACTTGGCCAGCTCCTAG